A genomic segment from Limosilactobacillus sp. encodes:
- a CDS encoding glycoside hydrolase family 73 protein — MAKRKRSRKKRNSGTRTLIWVLVVIAIFLGVYAGHHFYRIWNQQRIEQQMKKQDQEAKERFIKQVAPEAQAMQNTYHVYASITIAQAILESQWGTSKLASQYHNLFGIKGTGPNSKELSTKEYVNGKWVVTTGRFRVYDSWSDSIKDHTKLMLTGTDTNQQNYDAVVKATSYQEAAKALQEAGYATDPNYAQKLISVIKTYKLYNYDK, encoded by the coding sequence TTGGCAAAGCGAAAAAGAAGTCGGAAAAAACGCAATTCGGGGACGCGAACGCTTATCTGGGTGCTCGTCGTCATCGCCATTTTCCTGGGTGTCTATGCCGGGCACCACTTTTACCGGATCTGGAACCAGCAGCGGATTGAGCAACAGATGAAGAAGCAGGACCAGGAGGCCAAGGAGCGCTTCATCAAGCAGGTGGCGCCCGAAGCCCAGGCCATGCAGAACACCTATCACGTCTACGCTTCGATTACGATTGCCCAGGCGATCCTGGAGTCGCAGTGGGGGACCAGCAAGCTGGCTTCGCAATACCACAACCTCTTCGGAATCAAGGGGACCGGTCCTAACTCCAAGGAACTGAGCACCAAGGAGTACGTCAACGGCAAGTGGGTCGTCACCACGGGGCGCTTCCGGGTCTACGACAGCTGGAGTGATTCGATCAAGGACCACACCAAGTTAATGCTGACGGGGACGGACACCAACCAGCAGAACTACGATGCCGTCGTCAAAGCCACTTCCTACCAGGAGGCGGCCAAGGCCCTGCAGGAGGCCGGCTATGCCACCGACCCGAACTATGCCCAGAAATTAATCTCGGTAATCAAGACCTATAAGTTATATAATTATGATAAATAG
- a CDS encoding (S)-acetoin forming diacetyl reductase, whose protein sequence is MTKKVALVTGGSQGIGKAIAERLVHDGFAVTLVALEEDKLQATAKELEDKGGEALPIVADVSDRDAVFAAVQKTVDHFGDLNVMVNNAGLGPTTPIDTITPEQFQKVYAVNVGGVLWGIQAAHQAFKKLGHGGKIINASSQAGVVGNPNLALYSGTKFAIRGITQVAARDLADEGITVNAYAPGIVKTPMMFDIAHQVGKNAGKSDEWGMQTFAKDIALKRLSEPEDVANAVAFLAGPDSNYITGQTIIVDGGMQFH, encoded by the coding sequence ATGACGAAAAAGGTCGCATTAGTTACCGGTGGTAGTCAAGGGATTGGCAAGGCGATTGCTGAACGACTGGTTCACGATGGCTTTGCCGTTACCCTGGTGGCACTCGAAGAGGATAAGCTGCAGGCAACCGCGAAGGAACTAGAAGATAAGGGTGGCGAAGCATTGCCGATCGTCGCCGACGTTTCCGACCGGGACGCAGTTTTTGCAGCGGTACAGAAGACGGTTGATCACTTCGGCGACCTCAACGTCATGGTTAACAACGCTGGCCTGGGCCCAACTACCCCGATTGACACGATTACCCCAGAACAATTCCAGAAGGTTTACGCCGTGAACGTCGGTGGTGTCCTCTGGGGAATTCAGGCCGCTCACCAGGCCTTCAAGAAGCTCGGTCACGGTGGCAAGATCATTAACGCCAGTTCGCAGGCCGGGGTTGTCGGTAATCCAAACCTGGCCCTGTACTCCGGCACCAAGTTTGCGATCCGGGGAATTACCCAGGTTGCGGCACGGGACCTGGCCGATGAGGGCATTACCGTTAATGCCTACGCACCAGGGATTGTTAAGACCCCAATGATGTTTGACATTGCTCACCAGGTCGGCAAGAACGCTGGCAAGAGTGATGAATGGGGGATGCAGACCTTTGCCAAGGATATCGCTTTGAAGCGGCTCTCTGAACCAGAGGACGTTGCCAATGCGGTTGCCTTCCTGGCAGGCCCAGACTCCAACTACATCACCGGTCAAACCATCATTGTTGATGGTGGGATGCAGTTCCACTAA
- the rpsI gene encoding 30S ribosomal protein S9 — protein MELAQQVQYSGTGRRKDATARVRLVPGSGKITMNGKAIEDYIPFANLRAIVNQPFDVTKTNGQYDVIANINGGGFSGQAGAVRHGIARALLSVDPDFRDALKKAGLLTRDPRMKERRKPGLKKARKAAQFSKR, from the coding sequence ATGGAATTGGCTCAACAAGTACAATACAGTGGTACTGGTCGGCGCAAGGACGCAACCGCACGTGTTCGCTTAGTACCAGGTTCAGGTAAGATTACGATGAACGGCAAGGCAATTGAAGACTACATTCCATTTGCCAACTTACGTGCCATCGTTAACCAACCATTTGATGTTACCAAGACGAACGGTCAATACGACGTTATCGCTAACATCAATGGTGGTGGCTTCTCCGGTCAAGCCGGCGCTGTTCGCCACGGGATCGCCCGTGCCCTGCTCAGCGTTGACCCTGACTTCCGTGACGCCCTGAAGAAGGCCGGTCTCTTGACCCGTGACCCTCGGATGAAGGAACGTCGTAAGCCAGGTCTGAAGAAGGCTCGTAAGGCTGCTCAATTCAGTAAGCGTTAA
- a CDS encoding xanthine phosphoribosyltransferase — protein sequence MRELEEKIREYGTVLPGNVLKVDAFLNHQVDPELMLHIGQEFAKRFADEGITKVWTVESSGIAPAVMTGLAMKIPVIFARKHKSLTLNHDMYVADVYSYTKKTTNRISISKKYVSPSDKVLLIDDFLANGQAVEGMLEIADQAGVEVAGAGIVIEKSFQPGAQEIKDRGIRLESLARIKSLENNSIEFMTD from the coding sequence ATGCGTGAATTAGAGGAAAAAATAAGGGAATACGGAACCGTGCTGCCTGGCAACGTTCTGAAGGTCGATGCCTTCTTGAACCACCAGGTTGATCCTGAGCTGATGCTTCACATCGGCCAGGAATTTGCCAAGCGCTTTGCAGATGAGGGAATCACGAAGGTCTGGACCGTGGAATCATCCGGGATTGCCCCGGCGGTCATGACCGGCCTGGCAATGAAAATTCCGGTGATCTTTGCCCGCAAGCACAAGAGTCTGACCCTTAACCACGACATGTACGTGGCCGACGTTTATTCTTACACCAAGAAGACGACGAACCGGATTTCGATCTCGAAGAAGTACGTTTCGCCAAGTGACAAGGTCCTCCTAATTGACGACTTCCTGGCAAACGGGCAGGCCGTCGAGGGGATGCTGGAGATTGCCGACCAGGCCGGGGTTGAGGTCGCCGGTGCCGGGATCGTGATCGAAAAGAGCTTCCAGCCGGGAGCCCAGGAGATCAAGGATCGGGGCATTCGGCTGGAATCACTGGCCCGGATCAAGTCCCTGGAAAATAATTCCATTGAATTTATGACTGACTAA
- the pcrA gene encoding DNA helicase PcrA, translated as MNNSQELLEGMNDKQAEAVVTTEGPLLVMAGAGSGKTRVLTHRVAYLIEEKGVLPWNILAITFTNKAAKEMQERVGKLLGESARDVWVSTFHALCVRILRRDIEKIGYNRAFTIADTSEQRTLMKRICAELNIDTKKFDPRSILSAISNAKNALLTPAQYSEKANSMFENMVARAYKLYQQELEANQALDFDDLIMKTIELFESDQETLEFYQDKFHYIHVDEYQDTNDAQYRLVNLLAKKYQNICVVGDADQSIYGWRGANMNNILNFEHDYPQAKTVMLEQNYRSTQTILDAANEVIVNNVNRKKKDLWTENGKGEKISYYRAQSEHDEAQFIVAKIKEEREKHGYHYNDFAVLYRTNAQSRVVEETFLKSSVPYTMVGGHKFYDRKEIRDVLAYLTLIVNPQDSMSFERVVNTPKRGIGMTSVEHLRQFASDNHWSLLQAAENVDIANQITARTRNKIGEFGELMQKLTKQAEFLNLTDLTDQILELSGYNKMLDSENTLESQARRENLDEFKSVTQEYDENHKDDEGTNIQKITNFLADLALVSDQDDVDEQAPAVTLMTLHAAKGLEFPVVFLVGMEEGIFPLSRAVLEDDQLEEERRLAYVGITRAKKKLYLTNAYSRLLYGRIQRNQPSRFVEEINPDLLQYENGNNDAGLSERSLPFGKTSATATTYRSQQKRRYKDAGKKKAPVTNTGTGADKVSWKTGDKVSHKKWGQGTVVKVSGTGNDMELDIAFPQQGVKRLLASFAPITKVD; from the coding sequence GTGAATAATAGTCAAGAGCTTTTAGAAGGAATGAACGACAAGCAGGCCGAGGCGGTAGTGACCACGGAGGGACCGCTGCTGGTCATGGCCGGCGCGGGATCCGGCAAGACCCGGGTGCTGACTCACCGGGTGGCCTATCTGATTGAGGAGAAGGGAGTCCTGCCGTGGAACATCCTGGCGATTACCTTCACCAACAAGGCCGCCAAGGAAATGCAGGAGCGGGTCGGCAAGCTGCTCGGCGAGAGTGCCCGCGACGTCTGGGTTTCCACCTTCCACGCCCTCTGCGTGCGGATTTTGCGGCGCGACATCGAGAAGATTGGCTACAACCGCGCCTTCACGATTGCCGACACCAGCGAGCAGCGGACATTAATGAAGCGGATCTGCGCCGAGCTCAACATCGACACCAAGAAGTTCGACCCCCGCAGCATCCTGAGCGCGATCTCCAACGCAAAGAACGCCCTGCTGACCCCGGCCCAGTACAGCGAGAAGGCCAACTCGATGTTTGAAAACATGGTGGCCCGGGCCTACAAGCTCTACCAGCAGGAACTGGAGGCCAACCAGGCCCTCGACTTCGACGACCTGATCATGAAGACGATCGAGCTCTTCGAAAGCGACCAGGAGACCCTGGAGTTCTACCAGGACAAGTTCCACTACATCCACGTCGACGAGTACCAGGATACCAACGACGCCCAGTACCGCCTGGTCAATTTGCTGGCCAAGAAGTACCAGAACATCTGCGTCGTCGGGGATGCCGACCAGAGTATCTACGGCTGGCGGGGTGCCAACATGAACAACATCCTGAACTTCGAGCACGACTATCCCCAGGCCAAGACCGTCATGCTGGAGCAGAACTACCGGTCGACCCAGACGATTTTGGATGCGGCCAACGAGGTGATCGTCAACAACGTCAACCGGAAGAAGAAGGACCTCTGGACCGAAAACGGCAAGGGGGAAAAGATCTCCTATTACCGGGCCCAGAGCGAGCACGACGAGGCCCAGTTCATCGTCGCCAAGATCAAGGAGGAACGGGAGAAGCACGGCTACCACTACAACGACTTTGCCGTTCTCTACCGGACCAACGCCCAGTCGCGGGTGGTCGAAGAAACCTTCCTGAAGAGCAGCGTGCCCTACACGATGGTCGGGGGCCACAAGTTCTACGACCGCAAGGAAATCCGGGACGTCCTGGCCTACCTGACTTTGATCGTCAACCCCCAGGACTCGATGAGCTTTGAGCGGGTCGTCAACACGCCCAAGCGCGGCATTGGGATGACCAGCGTCGAGCACCTGCGCCAGTTCGCCAGCGACAATCACTGGTCGCTTCTCCAGGCGGCGGAAAACGTCGACATCGCCAACCAGATTACCGCCCGGACGCGCAACAAGATCGGTGAGTTCGGTGAGCTGATGCAGAAGCTGACCAAGCAGGCTGAGTTCCTCAACCTGACTGACCTGACCGACCAGATCCTGGAACTGAGCGGCTACAACAAGATGCTCGATAGCGAAAATACCCTCGAGTCCCAGGCACGGCGCGAAAACCTGGACGAATTCAAGTCGGTTACCCAGGAGTACGACGAAAACCACAAGGACGACGAGGGGACCAACATCCAGAAGATCACCAACTTCCTGGCCGACCTGGCCCTGGTTTCCGACCAGGACGACGTCGACGAGCAGGCACCGGCAGTGACCCTGATGACCCTCCACGCGGCCAAGGGGCTCGAGTTCCCGGTCGTCTTTCTGGTCGGGATGGAAGAGGGGATCTTCCCGCTCTCCCGGGCCGTCTTGGAGGACGACCAGCTGGAAGAGGAGCGGCGCTTGGCCTACGTCGGGATCACCCGGGCCAAGAAGAAGCTCTACCTGACCAACGCTTACTCGCGCCTGTTGTACGGCCGGATTCAACGCAACCAGCCGTCACGCTTCGTCGAGGAGATCAACCCCGACCTCCTGCAGTACGAGAATGGCAACAACGACGCGGGTCTGAGCGAGCGCTCCCTGCCGTTTGGCAAGACGTCCGCCACGGCAACGACCTACCGCAGTCAGCAGAAGCGGCGCTACAAGGACGCCGGCAAGAAGAAGGCGCCGGTCACCAACACCGGGACCGGGGCCGACAAGGTCAGCTGGAAGACCGGCGATAAGGTCAGTCACAAGAAGTGGGGTCAGGGCACCGTCGTCAAGGTCAGCGGGACCGGCAACGACATGGAGCTCGACATTGCCTTCCCACAGCAGGGGGTCAAGCGGCTGCTCGCCAGCTTTGCCCCGATTACCAAAGTTGATTAA
- the rplM gene encoding 50S ribosomal protein L13 produces the protein MRTTYIAKPGEVDRKWYVVDAKDVPMGRLATVVASILRGKNKPTFTPHVDTGDNVIVINAAQIKLTGKKASQKKYYRHSNYPGGLKERTAGDFRAKEPEKLLETAIKGMLPHNSLGHKMGLKLHVYAGEDHSHAAQKPEALDITNLI, from the coding sequence GTGAGAACGACATACATCGCAAAACCTGGTGAAGTTGATCGCAAGTGGTACGTTGTCGATGCCAAGGATGTCCCAATGGGTCGTCTGGCCACCGTCGTCGCATCAATCCTGCGTGGTAAGAACAAGCCAACCTTTACTCCACACGTTGACACTGGTGACAACGTCATCGTTATCAACGCCGCACAAATTAAGTTAACTGGTAAGAAGGCTTCCCAAAAGAAGTACTACCGTCACTCAAACTACCCTGGTGGTTTGAAGGAACGGACTGCCGGTGACTTCCGTGCTAAGGAACCAGAGAAGCTGCTGGAGACTGCTATTAAGGGTATGCTTCCACACAACTCCCTTGGTCACAAGATGGGCTTAAAGCTGCATGTTTACGCTGGTGAAGACCACAGTCATGCTGCACAAAAGCCTGAAGCACTCGACATCACGAACTTAATCTAA
- a CDS encoding ATP-grasp domain-containing protein translates to MSRTAFYPGSTLGIIAVNRNGGALIAAAKKAGFNVIVYDDHAQPAITKMADETIIGAYNDKVKLTQFGQSCDAIIYQTPNVDSRVLRYLSQFAAVPQGINGLEIIQDRLMERAFLDQVNINIAPYVTVVSLDDVYQSIDSIGYPALLKPIQRGLGEQSMIIRRQSDITRAADFIDTGTYLLESWIDHTAEYTMTAATAGKDTKIYPLAKLQFNSDRQLISVASPATVQDDLLEEMQRIVQSVADSLQYRGVFSVNFYVTATGTLYVKNIELGLTSIANVYDTTANVDQYEEQVRATVGMPLHVIHPLQTGLLMVVRKYQQVAIQRQWLLKSNWQFRFFNDSEGDDQSIFGFVWVTGSNNLVDLENQVDDTEVWQETVTEKKATDQGTEKQ, encoded by the coding sequence ATGAGTAGAACTGCTTTTTACCCGGGCAGTACCCTGGGCATTATTGCCGTTAACCGCAACGGCGGGGCGCTGATCGCGGCTGCCAAGAAAGCCGGCTTCAACGTCATTGTTTACGATGATCATGCCCAACCGGCGATCACCAAGATGGCGGACGAAACCATCATCGGGGCCTACAACGATAAGGTCAAGCTGACCCAGTTTGGCCAGAGTTGTGATGCCATCATCTACCAGACCCCCAACGTCGATTCGCGGGTGCTGCGCTACCTCAGCCAGTTTGCGGCCGTTCCCCAGGGAATCAACGGCTTGGAGATCATCCAGGACCGGCTGATGGAACGGGCCTTCCTGGATCAAGTCAACATCAACATTGCCCCCTACGTGACGGTGGTGAGCCTGGACGACGTTTACCAGTCGATTGATTCGATCGGCTACCCTGCCCTCCTGAAGCCAATCCAGCGCGGTCTGGGCGAACAGTCGATGATCATCCGGCGTCAGTCCGACATCACCCGGGCGGCCGACTTTATCGACACCGGGACCTACCTCCTGGAATCCTGGATCGATCACACCGCCGAGTACACCATGACGGCGGCCACGGCCGGCAAGGATACGAAGATCTACCCGCTGGCCAAGCTGCAGTTCAATTCGGACCGTCAGCTGATCTCCGTTGCCTCACCAGCCACCGTTCAGGATGATCTGTTAGAGGAGATGCAGCGGATCGTGCAGAGCGTGGCCGATTCGCTCCAGTACCGCGGGGTCTTTTCGGTCAACTTCTACGTGACCGCCACCGGGACCCTCTACGTCAAGAATATCGAGCTGGGGCTGACCTCGATCGCCAACGTCTATGACACCACGGCCAACGTTGACCAGTACGAGGAACAGGTCCGGGCCACGGTTGGCATGCCGCTGCACGTCATTCACCCCCTGCAGACCGGCCTGCTGATGGTGGTGCGCAAGTATCAGCAAGTGGCCATTCAGCGCCAGTGGCTGCTGAAGAGCAACTGGCAGTTCCGTTTCTTCAACGATTCGGAGGGGGACGACCAGAGCATTTTCGGCTTCGTCTGGGTCACCGGGAGCAACAATCTGGTTGACCTGGAGAATCAGGTTGATGACACCGAGGTCTGGCAAGAAACCGTGACCGAGAAAAAGGCCACCGATCAGGGAACAGAAAAGCAATAA
- a CDS encoding IS30 family transposase: MTHLNDTMSTILLTTHKKNAHLTKEERVMIATLKSQGLSNRAIGRQLGVNHQTINNELNRGTVRQLRRQKFNGKIYEYSYYIYSYEAGQATYLEHHRHSGRRRLYYSSKQFLRLADQLMLGEFDDHHYSPQAVIYKARDLMNDGTLIPKSVVTLYQWINEGVLRTSNLDLFEKPKRKHHQTHPQAKRCLGPNIAQRPQTADQRSEIGHWELDTVQGQKNGNDSVVLVMTDRLSRVNITSKIAGKTAHAVNQFFINLRQKMGTDAYYRIFKTITSDNGSEFSELTQVHDHVFYADPYSPWERGSNEINNRFLRKEITKGEAINNYSSAQIIATNDWMNHYPRAMFNGHSSMDIYRKAFYQEISQLHQPIINWSVLFI, encoded by the coding sequence ATGACGCACTTAAATGATACCATGTCTACTATTTTATTGACTACTCATAAAAAGAATGCTCATCTTACTAAAGAAGAACGTGTGATGATTGCGACTTTAAAGTCGCAAGGACTTTCCAATCGCGCAATTGGTCGCCAATTAGGAGTTAATCATCAAACAATTAATAACGAGCTCAACCGTGGTACGGTCCGCCAACTTCGTCGTCAAAAATTTAATGGTAAGATTTACGAATATTCTTACTACATCTATAGTTATGAAGCTGGTCAGGCCACATATCTTGAACATCACCGCCATTCTGGTCGTCGTCGCTTATATTATTCTTCAAAGCAATTTTTACGATTAGCTGATCAGCTAATGCTTGGTGAGTTTGACGACCACCATTACTCCCCACAAGCGGTTATTTATAAGGCTCGAGATTTAATGAATGATGGCACCCTGATCCCAAAGTCGGTTGTAACTTTATATCAATGGATTAATGAGGGTGTGCTTCGTACGTCCAATTTAGACCTCTTTGAAAAACCTAAACGTAAGCATCATCAAACTCATCCGCAAGCTAAAAGGTGCTTAGGGCCTAATATTGCTCAACGACCTCAAACTGCGGACCAACGGTCCGAAATTGGCCATTGGGAACTGGATACAGTTCAGGGACAGAAAAACGGTAATGACAGTGTTGTACTAGTAATGACTGATCGCCTTTCACGAGTTAATATCACGAGTAAAATTGCTGGTAAAACTGCGCATGCAGTAAATCAGTTCTTTATAAATTTGCGCCAGAAAATGGGCACAGATGCTTACTATCGCATTTTTAAGACAATAACCTCTGACAACGGTTCAGAATTTAGTGAGTTAACACAAGTTCACGATCATGTTTTCTATGCTGATCCGTATTCCCCTTGGGAACGTGGATCCAATGAGATCAATAACCGGTTTCTCCGCAAGGAGATTACCAAAGGTGAAGCTATAAATAACTATAGTAGTGCTCAGATCATAGCGACTAATGATTGGATGAATCACTATCCACGAGCTATGTTTAATGGACATTCGTCAATGGATATCTATCGTAAGGCCTTCTACCAAGAGATATCACAGCTCCATCAACCAATAATCAATTGGTCAGTATTATTTATTTGA
- the ligA gene encoding NAD-dependent DNA ligase LigA, producing MEKEQPVSQLSLDEAKQEIAPLRKQLTQWGKEYYEEDNPTVEDYVYDRAYQRLVELESRFPELKTADSPTQRVGGQVTTQLTKVRHEIPMLSMGDVFSVDELMDFNQRQQENRDVEVEPEYNLELKIDGLSLSLVYENGKLVQGSTRGNGTIGEDVTANVKTIKSVPHELPEPLSLEFRGECYMPKASFVKLNQEREAAGLPVFANPRNAAAGSLRQLDPKVTAKRDLATFMYYVPEYQKLGVTTQAAALDRMRELGFTVNPNNRVVHNKEEITTYIDEYTAKRDQLSYGIDGIVEKVNDLDTETALGNTVKVPRWEIAYKFPPEEQATVVRDIVWTVGRTGNVTPTAVMDPVQLAGTTVSRASLHNPDYLREKDIRLGDTVYLHKAGDIIPEISRVDLKKRPAASEEYVVPTTCPVCGSDLVHLDDEVALRCINPMCPAQIKEGLAHFASRNAMNIDGLGPKIVQQLWDKKMVRDVADLYHLDHDQLLTLDKFGDKSATNLLTSIDNSRNNSVERLLFGLGIRHVGAKAARLIMAHFGDLDHLMEASAEEVANVDGIGPTIGESVHTYFANPQVVDLINQLRDAGVNFTYQGPTTTVDEDSPWNGRRVVLTGKLEELTRSAAKQWLEDHGAKVTGSVSKKTDIVIAGTAAGSKLTKAQDLGITVWDEARFRQAMQEEN from the coding sequence ATGGAAAAAGAACAACCAGTCAGCCAGCTCAGCCTGGATGAGGCCAAACAAGAGATTGCGCCTTTGAGAAAGCAGCTGACTCAGTGGGGCAAGGAATACTACGAAGAGGATAATCCGACGGTCGAGGATTACGTCTACGACCGGGCCTACCAGCGCCTGGTCGAGCTGGAATCGCGTTTTCCGGAATTGAAGACGGCCGATTCGCCGACGCAACGGGTGGGTGGCCAGGTGACCACCCAGCTGACCAAGGTGCGCCACGAGATCCCGATGCTGTCGATGGGGGATGTCTTCTCCGTCGACGAGCTGATGGACTTCAATCAGCGCCAGCAAGAGAACCGCGACGTTGAGGTGGAGCCGGAATACAACCTGGAACTCAAGATCGACGGCCTCTCGCTGTCCCTGGTTTACGAAAACGGCAAGCTGGTCCAGGGCTCGACCCGGGGCAACGGGACGATCGGCGAGGACGTCACCGCCAACGTGAAGACGATCAAGTCGGTACCCCACGAGCTGCCGGAGCCACTGAGCCTGGAGTTTCGGGGCGAGTGCTACATGCCCAAGGCGTCCTTTGTAAAGTTGAATCAGGAGCGGGAGGCGGCGGGCCTGCCCGTCTTCGCCAACCCGCGGAACGCGGCGGCCGGCAGCCTGCGCCAGCTGGATCCTAAGGTGACGGCCAAGCGTGATTTGGCGACCTTCATGTACTACGTGCCGGAGTACCAAAAGCTCGGCGTGACCACCCAGGCGGCGGCCCTAGACCGGATGCGTGAGCTCGGTTTTACCGTCAACCCGAACAACCGGGTGGTCCACAATAAAGAAGAGATCACCACCTACATCGACGAGTACACGGCCAAGCGCGACCAGCTGTCCTACGGGATTGACGGGATCGTCGAAAAGGTGAACGACCTCGATACCGAGACGGCCCTGGGCAACACGGTCAAGGTGCCGCGCTGGGAGATTGCCTACAAGTTCCCACCGGAGGAGCAGGCGACCGTGGTTCGAGATATTGTCTGGACGGTGGGCCGGACCGGCAACGTCACCCCGACGGCCGTGATGGATCCGGTTCAATTGGCCGGGACGACCGTCAGCCGGGCCTCGCTTCACAACCCCGATTATCTGCGGGAGAAGGACATCCGCCTCGGCGACACGGTCTACCTCCACAAGGCCGGTGACATCATTCCGGAGATCTCTCGGGTCGACCTGAAGAAGCGGCCGGCCGCTAGTGAGGAATACGTGGTGCCGACTACCTGTCCGGTCTGTGGCTCGGATCTGGTCCACCTCGACGATGAAGTGGCCCTGCGCTGCATTAACCCGATGTGTCCCGCCCAGATCAAGGAGGGCCTGGCCCACTTCGCCTCCCGGAACGCGATGAACATCGACGGCCTCGGCCCGAAGATCGTTCAGCAGCTCTGGGACAAGAAGATGGTCCGTGACGTGGCTGATCTGTATCACCTTGACCACGACCAATTGTTAACTTTAGATAAATTTGGGGACAAATCAGCCACTAACCTATTGACATCAATCGACAATAGTCGTAATAATTCTGTCGAGCGCTTATTATTTGGCCTAGGGATTCGCCACGTCGGCGCCAAGGCCGCACGGCTGATCATGGCCCACTTTGGCGATCTCGACCACCTGATGGAAGCGTCGGCCGAAGAGGTGGCCAACGTTGACGGCATTGGCCCAACCATCGGTGAGAGCGTCCACACCTACTTTGCCAATCCGCAGGTGGTCGACCTGATCAACCAGCTGCGGGACGCCGGGGTGAACTTCACCTACCAGGGACCAACGACGACGGTGGATGAAGACAGCCCGTGGAACGGTCGCCGGGTCGTGCTCACCGGGAAGCTGGAAGAGCTGACCCGCAGCGCGGCCAAGCAGTGGTTGGAGGATCACGGCGCCAAGGTCACCGGAAGTGTTTCAAAGAAAACTGATATTGTCATTGCCGGAACAGCGGCGGGAAGCAAGCTGACCAAGGCCCAGGACCTGGGCATCACGGTCTGGGACGAGGCCCGTTTCCGTCAGGCAATGCAGGAGGAAAATTAA